A stretch of Haloprofundus halophilus DNA encodes these proteins:
- the cyaB gene encoding class IV adenylate cyclase, which produces MYEVELKVRADHDDVRERLAALDAEELGGVAQADTYYDAPHRDFAETDEALRIRRERRTDAMADEDAAETAKVTYKGPLVESESKTREEFETGVDDGETMANVLDGLGFEPAAVVEKERTYFGVDEYTVVLDDVEGLGEFVEVEREAEESALETVRDGAAAVLRRLDLDSDDQIRTSYLGLLLET; this is translated from the coding sequence ATGTACGAGGTCGAACTGAAAGTCCGCGCCGACCACGACGATGTCCGAGAGCGACTCGCGGCGCTCGACGCGGAGGAACTCGGCGGCGTCGCGCAGGCTGACACCTACTACGACGCGCCGCACCGCGACTTCGCCGAGACCGACGAGGCGCTCCGCATCCGGCGGGAGCGTCGCACCGACGCGATGGCCGACGAAGACGCCGCGGAGACGGCGAAAGTGACCTACAAGGGGCCGCTCGTCGAGAGCGAGTCGAAGACACGCGAAGAGTTCGAGACGGGCGTCGACGACGGCGAGACGATGGCGAACGTCCTCGACGGCCTGGGCTTCGAGCCTGCGGCCGTCGTCGAAAAGGAGCGCACGTACTTCGGCGTCGACGAGTACACTGTCGTCCTCGACGACGTGGAGGGACTCGGCGAGTTCGTCGAGGTCGAACGCGAGGCCGAGGAGTCGGCACTCGAAACGGTTCGCGACGGCGCGGCGGCAGTGCTTCGGAGACTCGATTTGGACTCCGACGACCAGATTCGGACCTCGTACCTCGGGTTGTTGCTCGAAACGTAG
- a CDS encoding HIT family protein has product MPCPFCAVVDGDAPGVVLDERSESLVVVPRTPETPGHVLVVTRDHYRSLFDVPEEVLSDVTEHARDVSHRLQTAGYDGVNLLHASGEAAQQSVPHFHIHLAPRRDGDGYDLWPASNQWDGTNQHGVYDELHAVLGDER; this is encoded by the coding sequence ATGCCCTGCCCGTTCTGTGCGGTCGTCGACGGCGACGCTCCCGGAGTCGTCCTCGACGAACGCTCCGAGTCGCTCGTCGTCGTCCCTCGAACGCCGGAGACGCCGGGACACGTGCTCGTCGTCACCCGAGACCACTATCGGAGTCTCTTCGACGTGCCAGAGGAAGTGCTCTCGGACGTCACGGAGCACGCTCGGGACGTCTCGCATCGCCTGCAGACGGCCGGTTACGACGGCGTCAACCTACTACACGCCAGCGGCGAGGCCGCCCAGCAGTCGGTGCCCCATTTCCACATCCACCTCGCGCCGCGTCGAGACGGCGACGGCTACGACCTCTGGCCCGCCTCGAACCAGTGGGACGGAACGAACCAGCACGGCGTGTACGACGAACTCCACGCGGTGCTCGGCGACGAGAGATAG
- a CDS encoding ribbon-helix-helix protein, CopG family: protein MPTNRLTISLDDEAEAALGDLVGRTDTSRSEVVRRALTFYAANFEAATADAGPNLEAYHQMLSSGEHVLLDVDFLHCFLDHVEAEDGTPDPEFLAAANRVADYHAHEYERRFDSLGELLDWLSFCGFLTVRRTEGGTERRTYHVVFPSESVKWFMLGFIDRSTTNLSFDLTINEGVSKVLLTETRGSGG, encoded by the coding sequence ATGCCGACGAACCGGTTGACGATCTCGCTCGACGACGAGGCGGAGGCGGCGCTCGGCGACCTGGTCGGTCGGACCGACACGTCGCGAAGCGAGGTCGTCCGCCGAGCGCTGACGTTCTACGCCGCGAACTTCGAGGCGGCGACCGCCGACGCCGGGCCCAATCTCGAAGCGTACCACCAGATGCTCTCGTCGGGCGAACACGTCCTGCTGGACGTGGACTTCCTGCACTGCTTTCTCGACCACGTCGAAGCCGAGGACGGCACGCCCGACCCGGAGTTCCTCGCGGCCGCCAACCGCGTCGCCGACTACCACGCCCACGAGTACGAACGGCGCTTCGACTCGCTCGGCGAGCTGCTCGACTGGCTCTCGTTCTGCGGCTTCCTCACGGTTCGGCGGACCGAAGGCGGCACGGAGCGTCGCACCTACCACGTCGTCTTTCCCTCCGAATCGGTCAAGTGGTTCATGCTCGGGTTCATCGACCGCTCCACCACCAACCTCTCGTTCGACCTCACCATCAACGAGGGCGTGTCGAAGGTGTTGTTGACCGAGACGCGGGGTTCCGGCGGCTGA
- a CDS encoding sodium:calcium antiporter, translated as MQSALSLLGLAAVSTAVVWYGSDLLESSSEQLSEHYGLPPAVHGAVVVAVGSSFPELASVVLSTVLHDSFGLGVGAIVGSAIFNVLVIPAVATLFSDRLEADRNVVYKEAQFYMLSVAVLLLVFSFGVIYSPRPVTDAGGLVTTVTRPMALLPILLYGLYIFIQYQDTADYDPPSPGGTVDVGKQWALLAASLVIVVVSVEGLVHAARGFADVFGTPEYLWGLTVVAAGTSLPDTLVSVRAARDDRGVTSLANVLGSNIFDLLVAVPVGVLIVGTVEFNYGAAVPMMGFLTVATVVLFTAMRTDLELTDGEATVLLTTYLSFVGWMVAETAGVTSFVPGV; from the coding sequence ATGCAGTCTGCGCTCTCTCTGCTCGGGCTCGCCGCCGTCTCCACGGCCGTCGTCTGGTACGGCAGCGACCTGCTCGAATCCTCCAGCGAGCAACTCTCGGAGCACTACGGCCTCCCGCCCGCCGTCCACGGGGCCGTCGTCGTCGCCGTCGGGTCGAGCTTCCCGGAACTGGCGAGCGTGGTTCTCTCGACGGTTCTGCACGACTCGTTCGGCCTCGGCGTCGGCGCTATCGTGGGGTCGGCCATCTTCAACGTCCTCGTCATCCCGGCGGTGGCGACGCTGTTCTCGGACCGCCTCGAAGCCGACCGCAACGTGGTGTACAAGGAGGCGCAGTTCTACATGCTCTCGGTCGCCGTGTTGCTGTTGGTGTTCTCCTTCGGTGTCATCTACTCGCCGAGGCCGGTCACCGACGCCGGCGGACTCGTCACCACCGTCACGCGACCGATGGCGCTCCTGCCCATCCTGCTCTACGGGCTGTACATCTTCATCCAGTACCAGGACACCGCCGACTACGACCCGCCGTCGCCCGGTGGAACCGTCGACGTCGGCAAGCAGTGGGCGCTGCTGGCGGCGAGTCTCGTCATCGTCGTCGTCTCCGTCGAGGGGTTGGTCCACGCCGCTCGCGGCTTCGCCGACGTGTTCGGCACGCCGGAGTACCTCTGGGGTCTCACCGTCGTCGCCGCCGGGACCAGCCTCCCCGACACGCTCGTCAGCGTCCGCGCCGCCCGCGACGACCGCGGCGTGACGAGCCTCGCAAACGTCCTCGGAAGCAACATCTTCGACCTACTCGTCGCCGTTCCGGTCGGCGTTCTCATCGTGGGTACGGTCGAGTTCAACTACGGCGCGGCCGTGCCGATGATGGGCTTTCTGACGGTGGCCACCGTCGTGCTGTTCACCGCGATGCGGACCGACCTCGAACTGACCGACGGCGAAGCGACGGTGTTGCTCACGACCTACCTCTCGTTCGTCGGATGGATGGTCGCCGAGACGGCCGGGGTGACCTCGTTCGTCCCCGGGGTCTAG
- the dph2 gene encoding diphthamide biosynthesis enzyme Dph2, whose translation MSQDAYSEGDLRNTGMALRHDREWDYELERIIDEIEERDATKVGLQFPEGLKRRGPAVADDLRELCDDDVTFLLSGQPCYGACDLDTYLMRRTDVFVHFGHSPMKESDKIIYVPLFSNVDPFPIMEESLEELDDPEENPDVGLVTTAQHMNLFEDMCEWLEERGFEVHTRRGDDRLTHEGQVLGCNYASADIDADQVLYVGGGKFHPLGLAMEHPDKNVVIADPVNNVVTIADTEKFLKQRYGAVHRAMDADKWGVIFCTKIGQGRWEKAQEIVENNENAYLITMDEVTPDRLRNFNMDAFVNTGCPRITTDDGPRFHKPMLTPGEYEIAVGNEPLENLEFDTFHGTW comes from the coding sequence ATGAGCCAGGACGCCTACTCCGAGGGGGACCTCAGGAACACGGGCATGGCCCTCCGCCACGACCGCGAGTGGGACTACGAACTCGAACGCATCATCGACGAGATCGAGGAGCGCGACGCGACGAAAGTCGGCCTGCAGTTCCCCGAAGGTCTCAAGCGCCGCGGCCCGGCCGTCGCCGACGACCTCCGAGAGCTCTGCGACGACGACGTGACGTTTCTGCTCTCGGGGCAGCCGTGTTACGGCGCGTGCGACCTCGACACCTACCTGATGCGCCGGACCGACGTGTTCGTCCACTTCGGCCACTCGCCGATGAAGGAGTCGGACAAGATAATCTACGTTCCCCTCTTCTCGAACGTCGACCCCTTCCCCATCATGGAGGAGTCGCTGGAGGAACTCGACGACCCCGAGGAGAACCCCGACGTCGGCCTCGTGACGACGGCCCAGCACATGAACCTCTTCGAGGACATGTGCGAGTGGCTCGAGGAGCGCGGCTTCGAGGTCCACACCCGCCGCGGCGACGACCGACTCACCCACGAGGGGCAGGTGCTCGGCTGCAACTACGCCTCCGCGGACATCGACGCCGACCAGGTGTTGTACGTCGGCGGCGGGAAGTTCCACCCGCTCGGCCTGGCGATGGAACACCCCGACAAGAACGTCGTCATCGCTGACCCCGTCAACAACGTCGTCACTATCGCGGACACGGAGAAGTTCCTCAAGCAGCGCTACGGCGCGGTCCACCGCGCGATGGACGCCGACAAGTGGGGCGTCATCTTCTGCACCAAAATCGGGCAGGGTCGCTGGGAGAAAGCCCAGGAGATAGTCGAGAACAACGAGAACGCCTACCTCATCACGATGGACGAAGTCACGCCGGACCGCCTGCGCAACTTCAACATGGACGCGTTCGTCAACACCGGCTGTCCGCGCATCACCACCGACGACGGCCCGCGCTTCCACAAGCCGATGCTGACCCCCGGCGAGTACGAAATCGCCGTCGGCAACGAACCGCTCGAAAATCTGGAGTTCGACACGTTCCACGGCACGTGGTGA
- a CDS encoding Nramp family divalent metal transporter, producing MSLVDRLKTIGPGAMVAAAFIGPGTVTTASVTGAEFGYALVWTILFSIVATIVLQEMSARLGLVSREGLGEALRNQFDNEVAKWATIVLVVSAIGIGTAAYEAGNILGGAAGLETITGVSATWWGILIGLVAGALLYTGKYELIERVLVGLVALMAFSFLASAVLIGPDLGALALGFVPAVPEGSLFLITGLIGTTVVGYNLFLHASNVQERWAGPAELAECRTDTVLSIVVGGVITIAILVTAAAAFPVGTEITDVGRMAEQLRPIAGPYATLFFSIGLFAAGFTSATTAPLAGAYATAGALGWESDLSDTKFRAVWAVILAVGVSAVLLGGSPVEIIVFAQVVNGILLPIVAIFLIVAMNSDTLLGEYTNGTEQNVLGGIVTAIVVWLGIRTLLEVAGVL from the coding sequence ATGTCACTCGTAGACAGACTGAAAACCATCGGTCCCGGTGCGATGGTCGCCGCGGCGTTCATCGGCCCCGGGACGGTAACGACCGCGAGCGTCACCGGCGCGGAGTTCGGCTACGCGCTCGTCTGGACTATCCTCTTTTCCATCGTCGCGACGATCGTCCTCCAGGAGATGAGCGCCCGACTGGGGCTCGTCTCTCGCGAGGGACTCGGCGAGGCGTTGCGTAACCAGTTCGACAACGAGGTCGCGAAGTGGGCCACCATCGTCCTCGTCGTCTCGGCCATCGGCATCGGTACCGCCGCCTACGAAGCTGGGAATATTCTCGGCGGCGCGGCGGGGCTGGAGACGATAACCGGCGTGAGCGCGACGTGGTGGGGCATCCTGATAGGCCTCGTCGCCGGCGCGCTGCTCTACACGGGGAAGTACGAACTCATCGAGCGGGTGCTCGTCGGGCTCGTCGCGTTGATGGCGTTCTCGTTTCTCGCCTCGGCGGTGCTCATCGGCCCCGACCTCGGCGCGCTCGCGCTCGGGTTCGTCCCGGCGGTCCCCGAGGGGTCGCTGTTTCTCATCACCGGGCTCATCGGGACGACGGTCGTCGGCTACAACCTCTTTCTGCACGCGAGCAACGTCCAAGAGCGGTGGGCCGGCCCCGCTGAACTCGCCGAGTGCCGGACCGACACGGTGCTCTCCATCGTCGTCGGCGGCGTCATCACCATCGCCATCCTCGTGACGGCCGCCGCCGCGTTCCCCGTCGGCACCGAAATCACCGACGTCGGCCGGATGGCCGAACAGCTCCGACCCATCGCCGGCCCGTACGCGACGCTCTTTTTCAGCATCGGCCTGTTCGCCGCTGGGTTCACGAGCGCGACGACCGCCCCGCTCGCGGGCGCCTACGCCACCGCGGGAGCGCTCGGCTGGGAGTCGGACCTCTCGGACACCAAGTTCCGCGCGGTCTGGGCGGTTATCCTCGCTGTCGGCGTCTCGGCGGTGCTGCTCGGCGGGAGTCCGGTCGAGATCATCGTCTTCGCGCAGGTCGTTAACGGAATCTTACTCCCTATCGTCGCCATCTTCCTCATCGTCGCGATGAACTCGGACACACTCCTCGGCGAGTACACGAACGGCACGGAACAGAACGTCCTCGGTGGTATCGTCACCGCCATCGTCGTCTGGCTCGGTATCCGAACGCTGCTCGAAGTCGCGGGGGTGCTCTGA
- a CDS encoding RAD55 family ATPase → MASRLPTGITVLDRQLGGGIPAGSIVTLAATPASQSELLLYELTSTRGTLYLTTVRSDQAVQDALDRVTTRVGRPTVRDIGGDAALDHANRLVQALPEGANLIIDVVDVLERTDPTRYRNFLNELQTHVTNTGGVAVLHALDGRSVPENRDMTEHMSDAVFQLQTQVKGSEIENRLAIPKFRGGRALEETIKLRLTEEVTIDTSRDIA, encoded by the coding sequence ATGGCAAGTAGGCTTCCGACCGGAATCACGGTGCTCGACCGCCAGTTAGGCGGCGGCATCCCGGCCGGAAGCATCGTCACGCTCGCGGCGACGCCGGCGAGCCAGTCGGAGTTACTGCTGTACGAACTGACGTCGACGCGCGGCACGCTGTACCTGACGACGGTTCGCTCCGACCAGGCGGTGCAGGACGCCCTCGACCGGGTGACGACCAGAGTCGGTCGCCCGACGGTGCGCGACATCGGCGGCGACGCGGCGCTGGACCACGCGAATCGACTCGTCCAGGCGCTTCCGGAGGGCGCGAACCTCATCATCGACGTCGTCGACGTACTGGAGCGCACCGATCCGACGCGCTACCGGAACTTCCTCAACGAGCTACAGACGCACGTGACGAACACCGGCGGCGTCGCCGTCTTACACGCGCTCGACGGTCGGTCGGTACCGGAAAACCGAGATATGACCGAGCACATGTCGGACGCCGTCTTCCAGTTGCAGACGCAGGTGAAAGGCTCCGAAATCGAGAATCGACTGGCGATTCCGAAGTTCCGCGGCGGGCGGGCGTTAGAGGAGACTATCAAACTGCGGCTGACCGAGGAGGTCACCATCGACACCAGCCGCGACATCGCCTGA
- a CDS encoding alpha/beta hydrolase, with protein MADLPLEHVHVEPAVSSDGPAPAVFVLHGRGADEEDLLPVAQQLPDTLHVVSLRAPDRLMGGYTWYELDMSGGGLHQSQPHAEEFRRSLDLVSESVDAAVEAYDLDAGNLGLLGFSQGSITSLALLLENPERFAWVVALHGYLAESHAELEPSGLTGKPVFVGAGSADQIIPAARAEAAAERLKELGADVSFSVYRVGHGVGQDELRDLAEFVENRLS; from the coding sequence ATGGCCGACCTGCCACTGGAACACGTACACGTCGAACCCGCCGTATCGAGCGACGGCCCCGCGCCCGCCGTCTTCGTTCTCCACGGACGGGGTGCCGACGAAGAGGACCTGCTTCCCGTCGCCCAGCAGTTGCCCGACACGCTACACGTCGTCAGCCTCCGGGCACCCGACCGGTTGATGGGCGGGTACACGTGGTACGAACTCGACATGTCCGGGGGCGGCCTCCACCAGAGCCAACCGCACGCAGAGGAGTTCCGCCGGAGCCTCGACCTCGTATCGGAGAGCGTCGACGCCGCGGTCGAGGCGTACGACCTCGACGCGGGGAACCTCGGACTGCTCGGCTTCAGCCAGGGGTCCATCACGAGTCTCGCGCTCCTCTTGGAGAACCCCGAGCGATTCGCGTGGGTCGTCGCGCTGCACGGCTACCTCGCGGAGTCGCACGCGGAGCTCGAACCGTCCGGACTCACCGGAAAGCCGGTGTTCGTCGGGGCGGGAAGCGCCGACCAGATAATCCCCGCGGCGCGCGCCGAGGCGGCCGCAGAGCGCCTGAAAGAACTCGGCGCGGACGTCTCGTTCTCGGTGTACCGAGTGGGTCACGGCGTCGGTCAGGACGAACTCCGCGACCTCGCCGAGTTCGTCGAGAACCGACTGTCGTAA
- a CDS encoding FKBP-type peptidyl-prolyl cis-trans isomerase: MSDEQQAESADESVDADTPEDVEDETETGESSGVQDDDFVRLAYTVRTKDDDTVVDTTSQEVAEEAEIDTENYDFEPRVVIVGAGHVFEAVDDDLVGKEVGYEGTVDVPAAEAFGEYDSDNVRTVSADKISEDDRYPGAHVNVDGEQGHIETIIGGRARIDFNHPLAGDDLEYEYEILDVVDDREEQAKGLLGMYLQQSPELWIQTDEVEEEMPLEGGEDVDPDEVETETVTEEKETLYIEATPQMTMNQQWMFSKQQIAQDLMTRLDVDRVIVQETIDGMGMGGMGGMMGGMGGMGAGDIEDALDDVDVDADEIVDELEAEGDDGHDHDHDH; this comes from the coding sequence ATGAGCGATGAACAACAGGCGGAATCGGCCGACGAGTCAGTAGACGCCGACACGCCCGAGGACGTCGAAGACGAGACGGAGACAGGGGAGAGCTCCGGAGTACAGGACGACGATTTCGTCCGTCTGGCCTACACGGTCCGGACGAAAGACGACGACACCGTCGTCGACACGACGAGCCAGGAAGTGGCCGAAGAGGCCGAAATCGACACCGAGAACTACGACTTCGAACCGCGCGTCGTCATCGTCGGCGCGGGTCACGTGTTCGAGGCCGTCGACGACGACCTCGTCGGTAAGGAGGTCGGCTACGAGGGTACCGTCGACGTCCCCGCCGCCGAAGCGTTCGGCGAGTACGACTCCGACAACGTCCGCACGGTGAGCGCGGACAAGATCTCCGAGGACGACCGCTACCCCGGCGCGCACGTCAACGTCGACGGCGAGCAGGGCCACATCGAGACCATCATCGGCGGCCGCGCCCGCATCGACTTCAACCACCCGCTGGCGGGTGACGACCTCGAGTACGAGTACGAGATCCTCGACGTCGTCGACGACCGCGAGGAGCAGGCGAAGGGTCTGCTCGGCATGTACCTCCAGCAGAGCCCCGAGCTCTGGATCCAGACCGACGAGGTCGAAGAGGAGATGCCGCTCGAAGGCGGCGAAGACGTCGACCCCGACGAGGTCGAAACCGAGACCGTCACCGAGGAGAAGGAGACGCTGTACATCGAGGCCACGCCGCAGATGACGATGAACCAGCAGTGGATGTTCTCGAAGCAGCAGATCGCCCAGGACCTCATGACCCGACTCGACGTCGACCGCGTCATCGTCCAGGAGACCATCGACGGGATGGGTATGGGCGGAATGGGCGGCATGATGGGCGGCATGGGTGGCATGGGTGCCGGCGACATCGAAGACGCCCTCGACGACGTCGACGTCGACGCCGACGAGATCGTCGACGAACTCGAAGCCGAAGGCGACGACGGTCACGACCACGATCACGACCACTAA
- a CDS encoding MinD/ParA family ATP-binding protein, which yields MLAIAGGKGGCGKTTTTLGVATALDGEVLVVDADRDMPNLHALADVPREPTVADVSDDALAIAHESSGGLSVLPAAPGGPDGDTATQLARVKSADAATLVDCPAGAGPDAAGPLRVADAALLVTTLCAPALRDTAKTAAMARALGTRVVGVVLNRTRLAPGSVSELFDCPLLAAVPEYETPSESVRRTSGGRAAYTRVANALSREQDIL from the coding sequence ATGCTCGCAATCGCTGGCGGGAAAGGTGGCTGCGGAAAGACGACGACGACGCTCGGGGTGGCGACGGCGCTCGACGGCGAAGTGCTCGTCGTCGACGCCGACCGGGATATGCCGAACCTCCACGCGCTCGCGGACGTACCGCGCGAACCGACCGTCGCGGACGTGAGCGACGACGCGCTGGCGATTGCGCACGAGTCGTCGGGTGGACTGTCGGTGCTCCCGGCCGCACCGGGCGGTCCCGACGGCGACACCGCGACGCAACTCGCCCGAGTCAAGTCGGCGGATGCGGCGACGCTCGTCGACTGCCCGGCCGGAGCGGGACCGGACGCCGCCGGACCGCTGCGCGTCGCCGACGCGGCGCTGTTGGTGACGACGCTCTGCGCGCCCGCGCTGCGCGACACGGCGAAGACGGCGGCGATGGCGCGCGCGCTCGGGACGCGGGTGGTCGGCGTCGTGCTCAACCGAACGCGACTCGCTCCCGGGTCCGTCTCGGAGTTGTTCGACTGCCCCCTCCTCGCGGCGGTTCCGGAGTACGAGACGCCGTCGGAGTCGGTGCGTCGGACGAGCGGCGGACGGGCGGCGTACACCCGCGTGGCGAACGCGCTCTCTCGTGAGCAAGACATATTATGA
- a CDS encoding YlbF family regulator, with protein sequence MSIETARTDELGRELGDAIAALPEYEAFEDAKAAVEDDDEVQAQISEFEQLREEFMVARQMGEANQQQLQKVQRAQQELHSLPTMAEYLEAQEELQSRLEEINRAISEPLAVDFGGEAGGCCHD encoded by the coding sequence ATGAGCATCGAGACGGCGCGGACGGACGAACTCGGCCGCGAACTCGGCGACGCCATCGCGGCCCTCCCCGAGTACGAAGCGTTCGAAGACGCGAAAGCCGCGGTCGAGGACGACGACGAGGTCCAAGCCCAGATTTCGGAGTTCGAGCAGCTCCGCGAGGAGTTCATGGTCGCGCGTCAGATGGGCGAGGCGAACCAACAGCAGCTACAGAAAGTCCAGCGCGCCCAGCAGGAACTGCACTCGCTGCCGACGATGGCCGAGTATCTCGAAGCGCAGGAGGAGCTCCAGAGCCGCCTCGAAGAGATCAACAGGGCGATTTCGGAGCCGCTCGCCGTCGACTTCGGCGGCGAGGCCGGCGGCTGCTGTCACGACTAA
- a CDS encoding ABC transporter permease translates to MPPSDDSSDLSNTPRFPRLRGLRPGFGADDPSRNTAAFVATTVVLVTVYAYDSLVLSADAPLVAGWRPTVVDLLFATSLAGFALFVVAPLWTDRERTARYWSRLRQNRLAVVSFGYLLVVFVLGLVGPLVFDSAADPARVLQPPVGFGASEYIVSNCVGPTTEGLCRGSLRHPLGTGPYGRDMFSLVVEGMRVAVVIGFVTSMFVVPIATVVGVSAGYLGGWVDTLTMRYVDIQQTLPAFVVYLIAIYVFGRSLFLFLLVFGLLGWGGVARVVRSEVLSLREEPFVVAARSAGVKRWNIVRHHILPHVRETVVVAATRQIPLLVLVEAAISFMNLNDMTLLSWGETIARGTQGTPTVTWWISTIPVVFLTLTVVSLSVFGDALQDVLDA, encoded by the coding sequence ATGCCTCCGAGCGACGACTCGTCGGATCTCTCCAACACCCCGCGTTTTCCCCGTCTCCGCGGCCTTCGACCGGGGTTCGGCGCCGACGACCCGTCGCGGAACACCGCCGCGTTCGTCGCCACAACCGTCGTCCTCGTCACCGTCTACGCGTACGATTCGCTGGTGCTCTCGGCGGACGCACCGCTCGTCGCCGGGTGGCGGCCGACCGTCGTCGACCTCCTCTTCGCCACCTCGCTCGCCGGATTCGCCCTGTTCGTCGTCGCGCCGCTCTGGACCGACCGCGAGCGAACCGCCCGCTACTGGAGTCGACTCCGACAGAACCGCCTCGCCGTCGTGAGCTTCGGCTATCTCCTCGTCGTCTTCGTCCTCGGCCTCGTCGGTCCGCTCGTGTTCGACTCCGCAGCAGACCCGGCGCGTGTGCTCCAACCGCCGGTCGGGTTCGGCGCTTCCGAGTACATCGTCTCGAACTGTGTGGGACCGACCACGGAGGGCCTGTGTCGGGGGTCGCTCCGGCACCCGCTCGGAACGGGACCGTACGGTCGAGACATGTTCTCGCTCGTCGTCGAGGGGATGCGCGTCGCCGTCGTCATCGGCTTCGTCACGTCGATGTTCGTCGTCCCCATCGCCACCGTCGTCGGCGTGTCGGCGGGCTATCTCGGCGGGTGGGTCGACACGCTGACGATGCGCTACGTCGATATCCAACAGACGCTCCCGGCGTTCGTCGTCTACCTCATCGCCATCTACGTCTTCGGCCGGAGTCTGTTTCTCTTCCTGCTGGTGTTCGGTCTGCTGGGGTGGGGCGGCGTCGCCCGCGTCGTCCGCAGCGAGGTGTTGTCGCTGCGCGAGGAGCCGTTCGTCGTCGCCGCCCGGAGCGCCGGAGTGAAGCGATGGAACATCGTCCGACACCACATCCTCCCGCACGTCCGCGAGACGGTGGTCGTCGCGGCGACGCGTCAGATACCGTTGCTCGTCCTCGTCGAGGCGGCGATCTCCTTCATGAACCTCAACGACATGACGCTGCTGTCATGGGGTGAGACCATCGCGCGCGGGACGCAGGGCACTCCGACGGTGACGTGGTGGATCTCGACGATACCGGTGGTGTTTCTGACGCTCACCGTCGTCTCGCTCAGCGTCTTCGGCGACGCGCTACAGGACGTGCTCGACGCCTGA